TGGTGGGCACCGGAAATCGGTGGGGCAGACCTTGCCGCAGTTGTTGAGGATGAGGCGGAGGTCGACGGGGAGGTGGAGGTTGAGGCCGAGCACATTGGCGTCGATGTTTGCGCAGAGGCAGAGCGCCGCGTCCAAGCCGACGAGCCCGTCCAGGAGCGAGCAGCAAGGCTCATGGCGCGGCACGTTCACCTTGAGCTTGAGCAGGCCCAGCACGTCCACGCACGCCTTCAGCTTCAGCCCGTCCTTGGGGCACGACCCCTCGTAGCCGCCGTGGGCGCTCGCCGAGGCTGCGATCACGAGCCCGACGGCCAGGAGGAGCAGCGCTCTGGGTGCCATGGCCATTTGCGACGGAGCGTGCAAGCTAGTGCGTGCGATCGAGCTGCGATTGTGCTTTGCAATGTGCGCTTGCTGTGTGTGAGTGAGTGTGTGCATGGCGAGTGGTATTTATGCATGACATGAGGCTGCTCACCTCCGATGGGAAAGCGGtgtgagatgagatggtgccgCGCATCGCATGTGGTTCCGAGCTGGCCCGTCAGGGATCATTGCCTCCCTCGATTTGGACTCGTATGCACATATGCATCCGTGACTCCTTCGAATGTGTTTATATTCCGACTGCATGTTACGTCCAGTTCATATATTTGTTTGCTTACTGGGTTAAGCATGTGGCATCGGTCGGCATGCAGTTAGTGGTGACTACGTAAATTTGGTGATCCAGGCAGACAGTTGGTTCAGAGGTCAGATCATGGTGACCAGGGGATCAATCTGACCAGGGCTTCAACCTAGCTACAAAGACAGAAATCAAATCACGGCCTGGTACCATATGTTAGCTGGTACCGAACTTCCATCTGTTGCTGTAGTTCTAGCTGTCGAAACACTCCAATGAGTCTCTCACAACGTTTAGTGCAGTAACTCCTTGCAGTTTCCATAAAAATATTTAGAAGGTGCATCCTCGACAATGTCAAAGAGAGGAGAAATGTGACCATCTTGCAAAAGACCCCTTTTATTATTCCTAACGCTTTGTTCGGTTTCATCGGATTTTAAGAGGATTGGAGGGGATTAAATCCCCAGCAAGTCAAAATCCACCTCAAACCCCTCCAATCCTCTCCAATCCCCTTGTGGTGGGGATTAACAGAACAAGCCCTAAAGAAGGGGCATATCATCTCATTCATATAGATAGCAGTCTGGCCGCCCAAGATTAGTTGCATCATGTGAGGCACGAATCAACATGAAAGCACTTGCACATGAGCACCCCACGCAGCAGGACCGACTAACCCGGTCATACGCTGCTTTGAAGTCAAGTTTTAGGAACACCGCTTTCTATTTCTGTATCTGACTTCATGAAGCCATAGGATCCCCTCATGATGTGACACCCTTCGATGAAAGCGGATTGACACATGCCAACTATGTGACTGCCCACATGATCTAACCTAAGGGCGGAGAGTTTTATGATGAGTTTGAAGATAACGTTGATGAGCGTAGTCGACCGGAAACTAGTGATGTAGTCGGCACCTTGAACTTTTGGGATCAAGGCCAAAACCGCAAAATTAAGACGTGGAATATCCACCTCCTTAAGGCAAAACCATTCGTCATTCAGAAAAGTAGGGATTTAATAAACCCCCGAATTCTTGAAGAAACACATTGCAGGCTTTGGTCCCATTTCTCATTTCATTGAGCTAAGAGCCGCATCAATTTCTTCGTCTGAGAAGGTGACAAAACAAGTCTCATGCTCATCACACTACTAGAAATCGTTTTAATACCTGCCCCTCATTAGTGACGTGCCCGGGACCGGGCATCAGTGATGAGCGTTAGCACTGACCAGCCACTTTCGAGGCGTCAAGGTCCTAAGGGCTTGTCTGAAGGGTTATCGCCGGCGAGCCTTAAATGGACCGGTTAGTGATGATGTGTTCAAGCCACCTTATGGTGCCCAAAGTGGATCGGTCGCCATCACCGATCGGCTACTAAAACTGCCTGCCAGTGTTGTTCATTCAAAAGGACTCTTCGGGTTTTTCGGCAGTCAATGTTATTGTGTACGCCGCCCGTTATAATCCGTGTCTACTGTCCTTCCCCATTCCAAACCCTCACATTGCACTACCAAGCCCCTCTTCATTTAGTTTTTATTGTCTTCAGTCGCGCTTTGATGATGCTCTCCCTTCTAGCGGCCCCCTCTCTTAACTCTCCCCTCCCTCCTGCCATTGATCCATGGCGACGGTGCTCTCTCCGACGCCCCCACGGCCACCCGGTGTGGCCAcacttgttgggaatcgtagcagaattttaaaattttcctacgctcaccaagatccatctatggattatactagcaacgaggggaaaggagtgcatctacatacccttgtagatcgcgagcggaagcgttccaatgaacgtggatgacggagtcgtactcgccgtgatccaaatcaccgatgaccgagtgccgaacggatggcacatccgcgttcaacacacgtacggtgcaacgacgtctcctccttcttgatccagcaaggggaaggagaggttgatggagatccagcagcacgacggcgtggtggtggatgtagcgggtctcggcagggcttcgccgagcttctgcgagagggagaggtgtagcaggggaggagggaggcgcccaaggctgtaataatactgccctccctccccccccccccctttatataggccccctgggagggggacgccggccagaacccatctggatgggggggcggcggccaggggggatacttgccccccaaggcaagtggggcgcccccccccccaccctagggtttctaaccctaggcgcagggggaaggcccatggggggcgccccagcccactaagggctggttgccctcccacttcagctcatggggccctccgggataggtggcccgacccggtgaacccccgggaccctttcagtggtcccggtacaataccgataacccccgaaactttcccggtggccgaaacttgacttcctatatataattcttcacctccggaccattccggaactcctcgcgacgtccgggatctcatccgggactccgaacaactttcgggtttccgcatactcatatctctacaaccctagcgtcaccgaaccttaagtgtgtagaccctacgggttcgggagacatgcagacatgaccgagacgcctctccggtcaataaccaacagcgggatctggatacccatgttggctcccacatgttccacgatgatctcatcggatgaaccacgatgtcgaggattcaatcaatcccgtatacaattccctttgtcaatcggtatgttacttgcccgagattcgatcgtcggtatcccaataccttgttcaatcttgttaccggcaagtctctttactcgtaccgcaatgcatgatcccgtgactaacgccttagtcacattgagctcattatgatgatgcattaccgagtgggcccagagatacctctccgtcacacggagtgacaaatcccagtctcgatccgtgccaacccaacagacactttcggagatacccgtagtgcacctttatagttacccagttacattgtgacgtttggcacacccgaagcactcctacggtatccgggagttgcacgatctcatggtctaaggaaaagatacttgacattggaaaagctctagcaaacgaaactacacgatcttttatgctatgcttaggattgggtcttgtccatcacatcattctcctaatgatgtgatcccgttatcaatgacatccaatctccatagtcaggaaaccgtgactatctgttgatcaacgagctagttaactagaggcttactagggacacgttgcggtctatgtattcacacatgtattacgatttccggataatacaattatagcatgaacaatagacaattaccatgaacaaagaaatataataataaccatttattattgcctctagggcatatttccaacagtctcccacttgcactagagtcaataatctagttacattgtgatgaatcgaacacccattgcgtcctggtgttgatcatgttttgccctagggagaggtttagtcaacggatctgctacattcaggtccgtatgtactttacaaatatctatgtctccattttgaacactttcacgaatggagttgaagcgacgcttgatatgcctggtcttcctgtgaaacctgggctccttcgcaagggcaatagctccagtgttgtcacaaaagagagtcatcgggcccgacgcattgggaattacccctaggtcggtaatgaactccttcatccagactgcttcctgtgctgcctccgaggctgccatgtactccgctccattcaaaatatacacgtatccggtttgcgacttcgagtcatccagatctttgtcgaagctagcgtcgacgtaaccctttacgatgagctcttcgtcacctccataaacgagaaacatatccttagtcctcttcaggtacttcaggatattcttgaccgttgtccagtgttccatgccgggattactttggtaccttcctaccaaacttacggcaaggtttacatcaggtctggtacacagcatggcatacataatagaccctatggccgaggcataggggatgacactcatcttttctctatcttctgccatggtcgggcattgagcagtgctcaattgcacaccttgcaatacaggcaagaaccccttcttggactgatccatattgaacttcttcaatatcttgtcaaggtatgtactctgtgaaagaccaatgaggcgtcttgatctatctctatagatcttgatgcctaatatataagcagcttctccaaggtccttcattgaaaaacacttattcaaataggcctttatactttccaagaattctatatcatttcccatcaatagtatgtcatccacatataatatgagaaatgctacagagctcccactcactttcttgtaaacacaggcttctccataagtctgtgtaaacccaaacgctttgatcatctcatcaaagcgaatgttccaactccgagatgcttgcaccagcccatagattgagcgctggagcttgcatactttgttagtattcttaggatcgacaaaaccttccggctgcatcatatacaactcttccttaaggaagccgttaaggaatgccgttttgacgtccatctgccatatctcataatcatagtaagcggcaattgctaacatgattcggacggacttcagcttcgctacgggtgagaaagtctcatcgtagtcaaccccttgaacttgtcgataacccttagcgacaagtcgagctttgtagatggtcacattaccatccgcgtccgtcttcttcttaaagatccatttgttttctatggctcgccgatcatcgggcaagtcagtcaaagtccatacttcgttttcatacatggatcctatctcggatttcatggcttctagccatttgtcggaatccgggcccgccatcgcttcttcatagttcgaaggttcaccgttgtctaacaacatgatttccaggacagggttgtcgtaccactctggtgcggaacgtgtccttgtggacctacgaagttcagtagtaacttgatccgaagcttcatgatcatcatcattaacttcctccccagtcggtgtaggcaccacaggaacatcttcccgcgctgcgctactttccggttcggaaggggtgactatcacctcatcaagttccactttcctcccactcaattctttcgagagaaactccttctccagaaaggacccgttcttggcaacgaagatcttgccttcggatctgaggtagaaggtatacccaatagtttccttggggtatcctatgaagacgcatttctccgacttgggttcgagcttttcaggttgaagtttcttgacataagcatcgcatccccaaacttttagaaacgacagcttaggtttcttcccaaaccataattcatacggtgtcgtctcaacggatttcgacggagccctatttaaagtgaatgcggcagtctctaaagcatagccccaaaatgagagcggtaaatcggtaagagacatcatagatcgcaccatatccaatagagtgcgattacgacgttcggacacaccgtttctctgaggtgttccaggcggcgtgagctgtgaaactattccacatttccttaagtgcgaaccgaattcgtgacttaaatattctccaccacgatctgatcgtaagaattttattctcttgtcatgttgattctcaacctcactctgaaattccttgaacttttcaaaggtttcagacttgtgtttcatgaggtagacatacccatatctacttaagtc
This DNA window, taken from Triticum aestivum cultivar Chinese Spring chromosome 1D, IWGSC CS RefSeq v2.1, whole genome shotgun sequence, encodes the following:
- the LOC123172627 gene encoding cortical cell-delineating protein: MAMAPRALLLLAVGLVIAASASAHGGYEGSCPKDGLKLKACVDVLGLLKLKVNVPRHEPCCSLLDGLVGLDAALCLCANIDANVLGLNLHLPVDLRLILNNCGKVCPTDFRCPPRH